TCATCCCAACCTTCTCCCCCAGAAGAAGGAGCGTTCGATTTTCTCCTCTCCTGGGGGAGAGGGCTGGGGTGAGGGCAAAAAAATGCCAAATTAAAAGCAAAAAAATACCCAGCCGAAGCCGGGTATCTCACATCAAGCAATCAGAACTCAACGACGAGCGCGAACCACCTGATATTTACGCGTCAAATACTCAACCGGTGCGCTCCATACGTGCACCAGACGGGTGAACGGGAACAGCAGGAACAGCGTCATCCCCAGCACTAAATGCACGCGGAAGATAAACGCGACACCATCCAGATGTTCAGATGCGCCACCGTGGAAGGTCACAACAGCTTGCGCCCATCCCACCAACTTCATCATCTCGCTGCCATCCATATGTTGCGCTGAGAATGGAATCGTCAGCAGGCCCAGCGCACACTGAATCATCAACAGACTAAGGATCAGAATATCCGCCGTGCTTGATGTTGCACGAATACGCGGGTTGAACAAACGACGCTTGAGCAGCAGCAAGCCGCCCACCAGCGTCATCACACCACACGCACCACCGGCTATCATCGCCATTTTCTGCTTCACATCGATTGGCAGGAATGACTCATACATCCAGTGCGGCGTTAACATGCCAAGGAAGTGACCGGCGAAAATCCCCAGAATCCCGATATGGAACAGGTTAGATGCGAGGTTCATCCCTTTACGGTCGAGCATCTGGCTGGAGCCGGCTTTCCACGTGTACTGACCATAGTCATAACGCAACCAACTGCCCAGCAGAAATACCGTGCCGCAGAGATACGGATAAATGTCGTAGAAGAACACATTGAGAAAATGCATGATTACTGTCCTCCGATATTCAAATACTGCGGAGCGAC
The nucleotide sequence above comes from Buttiauxella selenatireducens. Encoded proteins:
- the narI gene encoding respiratory nitrate reductase subunit gamma; amino-acid sequence: MHFLNVFFYDIYPYLCGTVFLLGSWLRYDYGQYTWKAGSSQMLDRKGMNLASNLFHIGILGIFAGHFLGMLTPHWMYESFLPIDVKQKMAMIAGGACGVMTLVGGLLLLKRRLFNPRIRATSSTADILILSLLMIQCALGLLTIPFSAQHMDGSEMMKLVGWAQAVVTFHGGASEHLDGVAFIFRVHLVLGMTLFLLFPFTRLVHVWSAPVEYLTRKYQVVRARR